TCGTGTGGGAGCGATTTTTCCATATACTACTCAGGATAAAACTCACTTTTTCTTTGATGGAAAAATCGGTGTAAATAATCTAGAATTCTCTGTGCCAAAAGGCGTTGGCTCACACTTTTTACAAATAAATGATCAAAATCTAAAAAATGTGCTAAATGAGCTAATCGGTCAAGGATACGGCTGGGGTGGGAGCAGAGAGCTTAGAGACTGCTCGCTTTTTACCAAAGATTTCTTTGCTGTTTTTGGCAAGCATTTGCCTAGAAACTCTCAAAGCCAAGGCGCAGTAGGCGGTAAAATAGATATCTCACAACTCTCAAACAAGGAGAAAAAAGAAGTGCTAAAAAATAAAGCTCTAATGCTAACTACACTAATAGTAATGCCAGGGCATGTAATGCTCTATGCTGGAAATGGTGAAGTAGCTCACAATGTCTGGGGCGTGAGAACTGATGATGGTGGCCGCTCAGTCATCGGCAAGGCAGCTATAACCGACCTTGAGGTTGGCAAAGGCTATGATGATGTAAAAGATAGCGCGCTTTTGCTTAGTAGAATAAAAAGCATAAATGTCATCGTAGACCCTAAAAAAATCGCCCTAGAACACGCATATAACGCACAAGTAAATAGCAAAATTCGCTTTGATGATGGCTACATTATGGACTATGATGATAGCATGATGGAGCTAGAATACCCACTTTATGCTCCGCTATCTGCGCCTAGAAGCGATGCTGGTAGGGCTAGAAATACTGAGTTTTTCTCTCATATTTACGGCAGTGATGAAAAAGAAGTTAGCCAAAATCTAACAAAGGTAGTTTGGCTAAAATCTAGCAAAAATCAAAAGCTACTTTTTAACTCCAAAAATGGCGCAGCAAAAGCACTGCAAAGAGTAAGCGACGAGCTTGATATAATGAGCAAAAAAAAGCCTGAGCTTTTAAAATATCTAGATGTTAATGGCACTTTTTCATGGCGAAAAATCGCTAACAGTGATGAACTATCTTCTCATAGCTGGGGAATTTCACTTGATATAAATGTCCAAAATAGCAGCTACTGGCAATGGAGCAAAGAGTATAAAAACACATTGCCACAAGAAATAATCAATGTTTTTGAGCGAAATGGCTTTATTTGGGGTGGGCGTTGGGAGCATTTTGATACTATGCATTTTGAGTATAGGCCGGAGTTTATGATGCTAGGTCAGCTAAAAGAAAAACAGCCCCCTAAGTGACGGAATTTTAGAATTCCCTAAAATTCCGTCATTGCGAGGGAGCAAGGCAAAGGGAGCAATCTCGTTCAAGGCTTAATAAAAAGGCTTAATAAATAAAATTGCTTCGCTTCACTCGCAATGACGAATTTTAGAGAATTCCAAAATTTCCTAGGAATTCCAAATTTGCAGCAGTAAAACAAACCAAAAATGAAAGGATAAACATGAAACACGAATTCTCAGCCCAAGTGGGCGAACTACTAAATCTAATGATACACTCGCTTTATTCAAACAAAGAAATATTCTTGCGTGAGCTTATCTCAAATGCTAGCGATGCTATAGATAAACTAAATTATCTAAGCCTAAGTGATGAGAAATACAAAAATATCTGCGAGAACTGGAGGCCCCGCATAGATATAAAATGCGATAAAGAAGCAAAAACCCTTACAATCAGCGACAATGGTATAGGTATGGATGAAGCCGATCTAATCGCAAATCTAGGCACCATCGCAAATAGTGGCACAAAGGGCTTTTTAGCCAAGCTTAGCGGCGATGCGAAAAAAGATAGCGCACTTATAGGTCAGTTTGGCGTGGGCTTTTACTCAGCTTTTATGGTCGCTTCTAAAATCGAGGTAAAAAGCCGTAAAGCAGGCGAAGATAAAGCCTTTTTGTGGAGCAGCGATGCTAAAAGCTATGATATAAGTGAGTGCGAAAAAGACGGCTTTGGCACAGATGTAATTTTACACCTAAACGATGATGAGTTTGCTGAGAGCTTTCGCATACAAAATATAATAAAAAAATACTCAAATCACATTGCCTACCCGATCTTTGCTGACATAGACGAGTGGGTAGCAGGCGATCCAAACGCAAGCGATGAGAAGCTAAAAGATGGTCATTATGAGAGCAAAAATACACAAATAAACAAAGCCAGCGCAATCTGGCAAATGAACAAATCCGAGCTAAAAGAAAGCGATTATAATGAGTTTTATGCTGGACTTAGCCACGATAGCTCTGCGCCACTTGCTACTATTCATACAAAGGCTGAGGGGACTTTGGAGTTTGCTACCTTGTTTTTTATCCCTAGCACTGAGCCTTTTGATTTATTTAGGGCTGATTATCAAAGTGGCGTTAAGCTCTATGTAAAAAGAGTTTTTATCACAGATGATGCAAAAGAGCTGCTACCTAGCTACCTGCGCTTCATCAAAGGCGTGATGGATGTAGAAGACCTGCCTTTAAATGTCAGCCGTGAAATCCTACAAGAAAACCGCATTCTAGCAAATGTCAAAGAACAAAGCATAAAAAAGATTTTTGCCGAGCTTGAAAAAATGATGAAAAATGATAGGGCAAAATACGAGAAGTTTTGGCAGCTTTTTGGCAAGGTGCTAAAAGAAGGGCTTTATGGCTTTAATCCTCACAAAGAACAGATTTTAAAACTTTGTCTTTTTAAATCTAGCCAAAAAGAAGGGCTTATTAGCTTAAGCGAATATAAAGAGGCTATGGCTGCTGGGCAAAAAGATATTTATTTTATCAGCGGTTCTAGCGAGGGCTTGCTTAGAACTTCGCCTTTATTAGAAAGCTACAAAAAGCGTGATATAAATGTGCTTATCTGCGATGGCGAGATTGATAATATCGTTATGCCGATGGCTGGGGAGTTTGAAGGCTGCGCTATAGCAAATATCGCTAATCAAAAAACTGAGCTTAGCGAAGATGAGAAAAAAGAGCAAGAAAACGCCACAAAAGACGCTGGTGCTATCATCTCTAGCTTTAAAGAAAGCTTAAAAGACGAGGTAAAAGATGTAAAAATCTCAAGCCGTCTTACAGACTCAGCTGTGTGCTTAGTCTTTGATGAAAACGACCCAGACTACGCCACGCAAATGCTAATGCGCCAAATGGGACACGAACCAAAGGATGTAAAGCCGATTTTAGAGTTAAACTGGAATCACGAAATCTTTACTAAGCTAAAAGATAACGCTATCTTAGCCCCAAGTATTGCAAAGGTGCTTTTTGGTATGGCAAAAATCGCAGAAGGTGCTAGCATAGAAAATCCAAGCGAGTTTAACAAAGCCTTAGAAAAAATCCTAAGTAAAGCGTTATAAAGCTAGCAGGAATTCTAGAATTTTAGGAATTCTAGAATTTAGGAATTCTAGAATTTAAGAATTCTAGAATTCTCTACTATGTCATCCCCCAGCCCCTTTGGGGGATCTCTATACGGAATTCTAGAATTCCCTAGCTTTTTGCTAAAATACAAAATACAAAAAGGCAAATAATGCAAATTCTCATCATAGAAAGCGAGACCTACCTAGCCCAAAGCTTAGCTAGAAAGCTAGAAAACGAAGGGCATATTTGCTGTGTGCGTATGCCAAATCAAAATATCCAAGATGATAGCGAGTATGATGTGGTTTTATTAGGTTCCTTTTTTGAGTCTGCAAAACTCATAAAATCCTATCCAAACTCAGTAATCATAATGCTAGCAAACTACCTAAATAGCGATATCACATCAGCACTTAGAGCTGGGGTAAACGACTATATCTTAAAGCCAGTTATCATGGAAGAGTTGCTACGCAAAATCAACATGCACAGCGCATTTTTGCGTGCTAAACAGCTAAATGAGAGCTTTGAAGGCATTTTACAAGAACAAAATAACTATAACCTAAAAGATCTGCTAAAGCTGCGCTTGCCGCTGCGCATAGAGTGTAGTAGCGTTACAAACTGCGATATTTTTGTCTATGCTCTATCTAAGGCAAAAAATCAAAGCTTTTTGCGCCTAAAAAACGATCTCTCAAAACTTAATAGCTCTTTGCAAATTTTGTATTTTTACAACTTTGATGAACTTAGCCAAAAAGAACAAGATAGCATAAAAGAAAGCAAAAACAAAAAGCTAATCATCCGCTCAAGCCAAGAGCTAGAGGGCTTTAGCACCTATGAAATCAGCACTTATAATACAAATATCATGCCTATTGATGATTATATCAAACACTGCATCATCAGCCACCAAGACACACACAACGACACGCAACTAGCTAGTATACTAGGTATTTCTCGCAAGTCGCTTTGGGAAAGGAGACGCAAATATGATATCGCCAAAAAGAAATAAAACGCTAGATATCACCCTTGAAGAGTTTAGCACACTAGAGCTTATTGATAGCGGTGCG
Above is a genomic segment from Campylobacter magnus containing:
- a CDS encoding M15 family metallopeptidase, with the protein product MKIFKKILLCTFALVFLACSSKDYSPKIQPSKEKTEFNSRYNVKNKGKAPTSLDPFISQNAQDLGHFAYKIKLDENVYLKQLFRAWNDAMPKPSKTTNANIFWAVNHFKKGFDENGNSRSLKWIKSLKANANVAAYASVSLPALTTKIASVRMLPTDEPLYPSKQAAKQQNFDDLQGSSLGAFAPVFISHYSRDGLWAFVRTDAFWGWIKKSQLLVLSSDEAKAYQKNDFAVFIKDNEKINVLATSTANSKTTSIKTKQKLAAKKGKKSGKKSGKKSQASSQNIQIKLDFSEASITSRVGAIFPYTTQDKTHFFFDGKIGVNNLEFSVPKGVGSHFLQINDQNLKNVLNELIGQGYGWGGSRELRDCSLFTKDFFAVFGKHLPRNSQSQGAVGGKIDISQLSNKEKKEVLKNKALMLTTLIVMPGHVMLYAGNGEVAHNVWGVRTDDGGRSVIGKAAITDLEVGKGYDDVKDSALLLSRIKSINVIVDPKKIALEHAYNAQVNSKIRFDDGYIMDYDDSMMELEYPLYAPLSAPRSDAGRARNTEFFSHIYGSDEKEVSQNLTKVVWLKSSKNQKLLFNSKNGAAKALQRVSDELDIMSKKKPELLKYLDVNGTFSWRKIANSDELSSHSWGISLDINVQNSSYWQWSKEYKNTLPQEIINVFERNGFIWGGRWEHFDTMHFEYRPEFMMLGQLKEKQPPK
- a CDS encoding response regulator transcription factor, translating into MQILIIESETYLAQSLARKLENEGHICCVRMPNQNIQDDSEYDVVLLGSFFESAKLIKSYPNSVIIMLANYLNSDITSALRAGVNDYILKPVIMEELLRKINMHSAFLRAKQLNESFEGILQEQNNYNLKDLLKLRLPLRIECSSVTNCDIFVYALSKAKNQSFLRLKNDLSKLNSSLQILYFYNFDELSQKEQDSIKESKNKKLIIRSSQELEGFSTYEISTYNTNIMPIDDYIKHCIISHQDTHNDTQLASILGISRKSLWERRRKYDIAKKK
- the htpG gene encoding molecular chaperone HtpG; this translates as MKHEFSAQVGELLNLMIHSLYSNKEIFLRELISNASDAIDKLNYLSLSDEKYKNICENWRPRIDIKCDKEAKTLTISDNGIGMDEADLIANLGTIANSGTKGFLAKLSGDAKKDSALIGQFGVGFYSAFMVASKIEVKSRKAGEDKAFLWSSDAKSYDISECEKDGFGTDVILHLNDDEFAESFRIQNIIKKYSNHIAYPIFADIDEWVAGDPNASDEKLKDGHYESKNTQINKASAIWQMNKSELKESDYNEFYAGLSHDSSAPLATIHTKAEGTLEFATLFFIPSTEPFDLFRADYQSGVKLYVKRVFITDDAKELLPSYLRFIKGVMDVEDLPLNVSREILQENRILANVKEQSIKKIFAELEKMMKNDRAKYEKFWQLFGKVLKEGLYGFNPHKEQILKLCLFKSSQKEGLISLSEYKEAMAAGQKDIYFISGSSEGLLRTSPLLESYKKRDINVLICDGEIDNIVMPMAGEFEGCAIANIANQKTELSEDEKKEQENATKDAGAIISSFKESLKDEVKDVKISSRLTDSAVCLVFDENDPDYATQMLMRQMGHEPKDVKPILELNWNHEIFTKLKDNAILAPSIAKVLFGMAKIAEGASIENPSEFNKALEKILSKAL